The sequence ATGTTGgttacccagttttattccttctAAACTACTGCCTCCATTAACATTgggtttcaacctacatattaaatagaTGATTAATGCCCgttttgtgcaagtgtacctagaaatCTGATGCCGTTTTGAAGGCAatgggtggtcacaccaaatttagatttgcttttctgttcactcactttgtattttgttaaatgataaaaatttaCTCAATAACAtgcctatttttgaaagcagtCTTACTGTGCAGCAGTACTGTATAAGTCTCCAGGTAAAGTGGGATTAACAATGAGTAGAATCAATCTGAATTTAAAATGGATTATGGGGTGAAATTGTTCTGTTACAGCAGATAATATAAGAACGCACAACACTGTTACTATGCACATCCAACACTCCCAGGCATTTCCCCCAACGCTTTACCCAGTCGGCGCCATCAGTACCTGCGTCAGAGAAGCTAAAGGGCCACAGTTAAGTGTCTTCAGCTGAAGTGGGCCGTGGTCAGATATCACATGCATGTAGAACAGATTTCATACTTAGCAACTTTATGGCACACAAACCACAGCAGCACAAACACTTGCATGCAGTTATATAGTGGTGGCCGTTTCATGAGGCTGACTCACTTCCTTCCGTACACTCTGCCCCAGCGTTGCACAGTTACACACATCACTCCCAGCCAAGCTGATATGCATAGTACAAGCTTACCTCCCAGGCAGCACCATCTCTCACACGGTGACCCCCTGAGCACCCGCTTCCCAGACATCAGATCAGAGACCATTGAACAATATAATACACACCAGGAGCTTGCCGATGCAGTCACCCCATCAGCGAGCACATAAGGTGCTTACTGTTTTAGGGATCGATTCCATGACTGATTCCAGTCCCGCTACCTTGACCCCCAACTACTAGCGAACATACATGGCATATGCCTGCTGAGCTGTATGTGAGCTCCTGGTGCAGTTACCCCTCCTGGAAgccattattttattagttcATGTCAGGCTAGGTTACAAGCGCCAGCAATAGGTATGGGCATATCCACATGGCATGTGATTTCTGACTCGGTTTTATTGCCATAACCTAAACGCAGTAAGTATTCCTTTAAAAGTTAGTATCgaatacaacaaaacaaaaacaaacctgCATAAAATCCTTAGTTCTCCTTCGAAGGTTTACTTCTGCAAAATTGATGTTACTACACATCCCACACAAACCGAACGCTGGAGAgcgaataattaaaaataactccTTTTAACGCACAAACCTGGCAGCAGACATCCCCAGACCGACGGGATATAAACTCACAGGAACTGCCCAACCCGAGAGGTCGTTATTGTTTTACAACAGAAAGCAGGCGGACGGAGCCGGCAGACATTTCACAGCAGATTTCCTGCTCACTTCCCGTCACACCAACCACCGACAAAATAAAGGGATCCTAAAGCAAGCGGGGTGTACGGCCCACGTTTCCAATGCCTCCCGAGCGGCGTTAAAGCAGAACGCAGCCACATAAAACAGCATTCGGGCAAACAACACAGACAGCGAGCAAATGTTTGCAGAAAGATTTGCAGGAGTTTTCTTGGTTTAGTCTGAGATGCAGCCGACACCATCGCTTACAATAAGCGAAAAGCAGGCCGTTCATACAGGGATTGAAAAGATCAACAAGCGCGTAGACGTGAATAAACCGCCCATGATTATCCTTTACACGAGAAGAGCTCCCTTGCATGATTTGGCCACCACGGACCTACAATAGCAACAAAGCGGACCCTTCAGCGCCACGGCAATTATCAGAATAACGCCGTAACAGTCGCCGACTATACCGTGACAGATCTCACGATGAACTCTGTTCAAATGTATCAGACGCCATAAAACCGATACAAACGGCAGTAGAACAGCATGCGTGAAATGGGTGTTGTGATGGAGCGGCTACCAGCCCCGTTCCCTGTAGTAGGCATATTCAGGTTTTCCCAGTTTAAAGTTGCAGCAATATGGTGCATATTTAAGAATGATTGTGGGCAAGCATCTCATAGCCAGATGAAAGATGCTCCATATTCACgcattatttattcataatgTTATGAATAGGGTTCATTGTCCGCACATACTCAAGGCAGCAAGTCCATCCGTAAAGCTCAGCCTGACCACTAATTTGTTTTCGGGCTGCAAACAAAGCGGCGCGTGTCCGGGTACAGATTAATAATGCAAAAATACTACATTTCAAGTAATTACAATTTTCGCCAGCAGAATGCTCTTAACTGTCCTATATTTAACACTGCGCATGAGAATTTGTCCTTAACGCAACACACGACGAGAGTCATGACATTTAAACCGGTTTCAATACAAAAACTAAACTTCCAACTCTGCCTCAAACATGACAGAAAGGGATGAAAACTCCCACATGATATCAAGGAAAGTACTCCATTCGCACGCACCCGGGGGCCGAAGGAACCAGAGCGACCGAGGCTTCAGTGGTCCCTTATTCCAACGTTGTTATACCAACTTACATCGTACCTCCTCCAGGACAAAGTGTGGCGAGGTTTATATCTGGGCGCCTTATGTGCTTCAAAGATCATCAAAACAAACGTCTCTAGGTCAGCTCAACCAGCAGAATTGCCCATGAAGTCACTAATCATTTTCACCAGGCAGTAAATATCAGAAATAGTTAAGTCCTTTGGTATTAAAATCCACATTAGAAGCGCCTGCTTTGTAATTGAAGAGTCACGAACGTTATGGACATTTTATAAACGGTGTAACTGGGGCTGAGTAGCTCATCACAAATACACTGCCGCCCGCCAAACGATCCAAGGGCACCGACTCAAGTCACTTTCCGACAATGTTCTTTAAACAAGTCATTTCTGTAAATCAGGACGCCACTTCATGAAATGACTGCGAGTTCATTTGGCGTCTTCCATAATCACTGCTCCACACTACAAGACCAGACTATTGTGCAGGCCCCATCATGTTTGCACACCATGAGCAGGAACAAATGGCCCCCGTGGAAAGCCACCcactaaaaacaaaagcatgCTGGAGGATAGCGCAGAAACCTGATGTGCAGCAGAGAACCTCATCTAAAGACTTAACCGTTTCATGCCAGTCtccatatatttataacaaaagCCACATTATGTGCGAGAATCGCAGGAACTGAGCAGTTCTAATCTAGCAGCTCTGGCTTTACTTACTCCCTACAAACCCAAAGTAAAACGCACTCTCGCACCACTCATATGTTCGGTTCCCTGACCCGCTGTGACAATGTCGGGACATGCACAGCTTTGGCTCCTTGTTCATGCATTCTCATccgttttctttttatcttttttcacaCCTTCAATAAACAAAAAGCCTCCTGAAGGAAGTGTCCGCAACACAAAGTCCACACAACCCCAGCTGCCCCCGTTGCTGCTCCATGACAATCTGAAGGATAATCTGCCGGTTTCTATAGGTCTGGGcagaaaagtacattttgtatAGATTGCAAACTGGGGCGTGAAACAATGCCTGCCCTCAGCCGTCTGCATGGCTAGTAACGGATCTCGTAATGCTTCTGAACGTGGAAACTTCTCAAAATGCTCTCTTCTCTAGCCTTGGTGAGTTTAACAGCATGGAGAGTCACTTCCACCGGTCTGCCCAGGGGTATCAACACATTTTAGTTGACTAAGTAGGAACCAACGTAGAGGTCATATCAAACAGATCAATACAAAAATTTACAATCACCTTCCTAGAATGACTATAAACTGACCATATATGTAAAGAGTGGTCTGCATATCATCAGCCATGGTGATGGCCATCTGGCATGTTCCTACGGCAACGGCTGTATGACTTTCTTTGTTGAAGCATGGTTCTGGGCACTGGAAATATTGGTACACGACACGCAATACAGGGCTTATTTTTGCACGTCGCTTCTAATTCATTCTTAAAAGAATTATTTGATGACTGGTGTCCATTATAAAGCCAGCCACTGTTGCTGGAATTAAACTCTGTACACCCACAACATTGCTAATAACAGGATCTTCCCATTAAACATTTATGACCCTATATATCACCTATAATGTAAGGTCTAAGTGTGAAAAGCATTAAGAAACATATTATAGTCATACGTTTGTCATGCAATACAGCATTTACATTTCTATATAACcgatacacccctctgactctcCTGACGGCTCCTCTTACACCTCTTCACCTGCAGGCCGAGATTCCTGTCTGTCCTCACACCCTCGGGCGCATTTCTTGCATACACAGCGGTTCAGAGCAACCTTTACTGCTGTTATGTTTTCTATTGCAAATATCACTAGCATTGATTTTTATCTTGgggagatagatatatatatatatatatatatatatatatatatatatatatatatcccccaaTATAAAGCTTTGTAAGAAAAGAATGTGCGATGTACAGATATATTAAACCAGACAAACCCCACAGTGTTACAAAAGCTGTCCTTTGGAAAGAGGCATGTTTTGTGCTTCTCTGCAATGATGCCAACGTGCTGGGAAGGTGTAACTGAGCGCCATGCGAACTGTGCCCGATTACCAAACCTTACCGGCCGTCAGAAGTTACTGGTCAAAAAGGAGAACGTCATCAGTCTACCAAATGCAATACATACAGAACCAAAGAATATTTAACTGCTCTTCTAGGCTTTCgtaagagatatatatatatatatatatatatatatatatatatatatatatatatatacacacacaaaacacaataCGTAACATGCCATGTAACCATACacaaagaaacagaatttgacagcagttaAGAACATAAACATCTAGTTggcccattattttttttaaatgctttaaagcCTAAGATCAGTCCTTAGTCTAGTCTTAGATACAGGGAAGCTGTTTGCCAGTCCCAAGCATGTTTAAAatccctctaccacttccactgacaggctgtttcacttaACCACCACTCTCTCCTTTACATTACACCTacaaccctctagttttagattatgatttCTTATTCCTCCATCTTTAAAATCGAATTCCCTCCTGTCcgttttaatttcctttaagtattttattgagCCCCCCTAATACATCCAAAAAATGTGActaaacatgtaaaatatatatatatatataaatatatatcgtaTAAGCGTATGTGAATGTATATACTTCCCCACCAATCAACCACATAATAAACATGGCCTACTGAAGACTTACAATTACATCCGTCTCCATAAGACATATCCAAGTCTCACTGCTATATGACTTCATATAAGCGCATATAcattacaaataattaaaaacagtaAACATTTATTGCGAAAAAAACAAGCCGATTAGGGCGTGCTGATGTCACCAAGCCTCGACCGGGCCTGTGCCATATAGAAGCAACAGGACCCCGCCCGCTTCCATAGGCTAAGGCCCGGATACCCCCATCAACCCGACGCCCTCACCTGAGGCCTCCTCGAAGTGGAACTCGGATTAGTCTGGTAGCTAAAAGCCGCCGTCGAGCTCGGTAACCGGCTCGGTTATATGAGGGGTGTCGCTGCCGAGATTTCCTTTCCTCCCACGGGCGGCGGCCGTTATTACCTCACACTAACTCCGGCTCCTTGTAGCAGAAGAACCCGCCCGGCTGCGACTCGGGCACGACAAACTTACTTACGCGAGCACGCCTAGCGCCACAACAAGGATAGAGCAACGAGTTCTAAACACCAATCCAGTGGATCAGTGTTTCGCCCGTGATGGAGCTATTACATTGTGGAAAACATTAGACAGATATCTGAGTATTTCCATTTCTAGGGGTCTCTATATTTATATGCTAATGACGGAAAcgtatttttagaaaaaagacGTTAATTTCCAGATGACACTCTACTGCTTAGAACTCTAATGTTTAGACGAATATGGGTAATTGTGGGATTGCGTGAGGACGTAAGGCGCGGGCACGAGGAAAGAAATTTCCAATGCGCACGCACAGTGATTACATTTTGGGCGGAGTGAGAGACAGTTGGCGCTCAACTACCTAGGTCACGAGCAAACGGAATATTCCAATGAACTGAATGTGTTTGGGGGGATAACGGATGAACAAGCCTACTTTTTTCAACTGTGCAACGTTCAAATATAACGTGTCCCAACCCGTATATTAATATCGCTTGGCTATGTGGGGGGGTGAAGGAAATAGTAGGTGGAGTCTTCTTGCGTTGGACCAATAAGAAGAACCAGGGGCCGGGCATTCCCGGACGTTGGGATCAGGGTGGTATAAATACTGTTGTTGCTATTTGCGCTCATTGTTAGAGTGGGAGGTGGAGGAAGTAGTAGTGTAAAGGACGGATTTTGTTTGTTGTGCAATTGGATTGTTTTGTTTCGTGAACTTAATTGTAATTAAAATTCGATTTTTCGgttcaataaatatttctgttaTATTAAGAGCTGTATTATAAgggttttttaataaaatattttcatatagcGATATAAAGCAAATTGAATGCTTTGTTCTTTCTTTACGTTGATGGGTGTATACAGTAGGTTAATGCAGTGATGTAAGCACTGTTAGTAATAATTGTTTGGTACTAGGACTGGTTACCTGTGACTAGGTGGATATAGAGGTGATTTGGGTTACTGTATTGGCCGTTGCAATATATGTATTGCTGATCGTCATCTATGAAGCTTTCCCATGCATTATGGTGTGTATGCATTTAATCTGGCATTGATTTCCTCATATGCACATTATAGCGCTATAGGTGAATGGCAGCCCTGACCTATGGGCCCCTCGAGAGCCAAGGGATCTCTGGCACATTTGCTTACATTatgacccatttttttttttatccccagtcatgtttttattttcatatattacccaACTTGGCACCTAGGGTTTGTCGAGCCTTGCCATACATTTCTTACGATCACTAActctcatgtacacacatgctaacgccgtacactaatacacacactcttatacacatacatatatgctggctaacactatacatacggTATTCAGAAATAAACACTCTTTAACACAATGGACATACAcgcactgactctaacactatacatttacacacatatactacggtatacacacactgaattcagcactatacatatacacacacgtacaccaTTCTCACATGCCACTGCCTACCTTCTGCCACTGCAAATCCGGAATACTATGCTTTCCTATAGGTGTGCGGTGAAGCAAGTGATGTGGGGTCACGTAGCGTGCATAATGTGACCCCGTTGAGCACCTTATGGCACTTATGGGATCcatgatggcagccctgcaaaaccctgggcaccaggaagtggtttctagtcGCCATGGTGACCTGGCACCTGTTGAGCCCTGCATTAAAATGGCAGTGTACaaaattgataaaatattaTGATACAGTTACACAGCAGGAGAAGACAGCCCtgttaacattttattagaaGGTTGTGTGTTGTGGgggcagaaggagaagaagcgCTTGGGGAAGGGTGTGATTGTAGTAGGGGTAACTGTCTCATTCTGATAGAGAGCCCTGGAGGAAATATGTGTGCCctatccagggccggccgaagacttaacgccgcctggggcgaagtttaaacgttttttttttttaaacttcgccgacgccatacgatccaccccccggtacttacctttaaacagtctccctgctctgccacggtgccggcttgtaatgctgagcgccggaaattgacgtcacttccggcgctctgcattacaagccggcaccgggaccgaacagggagactcgccgcagaggagagagagagagagaggggcgccgagcgggtaagcgaaaaccactcggtgcccctctctctcctccgcttcaaaaaaaaaaaaaaaaaaaaaaaaagcgcttggggcggcaaagtgccgccccttctaaagtgccgcctggggcaattgccccagtctattgggccggccctggccctATCGCAGGCTATGCTGTATGAGCCGTACCTGGGCTCCTTAGGGTAAACAACCTGGAGCTCTGCATCCGTTGGGGAAGAGGCTTTttgtgggggcagggctagctgtgcatagggtggggctagcccccaGTTCCCATTGAGGAAGGCAATATGAGTGGGGATCAGGagaaagtgggcagggagtgggtggAATGTGGATTGTCAGTGGTCATGGCAGCTCCCcttcccagagaaagaagaaactgtccCAGAGACAGGTTTTTACCCACACAGTTCCCACGTATGGTGATAGCGTGAATGttgatgtatgaatgtatgCTCAATTGCTGATCTACGTATGGGTAGCCACCAGACCAAGAATGTGGTTGCTTTGGTGGCCACTGAAAAAAGGTAACGAGATCCACGTCCTTATTGCCCCAGCaatacagaattttggaatgacttTCCTTATTTTTCATACGTAAATCCCATTGTCTTTGGGCTCTGTGATTCTCCCTGGCACTTTATAAGCGAGatcatttttatgaataaacttgcgaacagggccctcttttcCTAGTGCCCTCTTGTGCGTCTGTAAAATGTTGTATGTATCTAGCTAGCCAGTAAGAGTTAAGTTTTGACCTGCAATATGCATTTGTCAAGCCATAGTTAGAGCAGTGAGTGACTGGCAGTAAGCGCATCACGGGCAAAGAGACGCGTTCATACGAACATGAGAGTAGCTGGGaggcattcctgggaactctctgggttttcccAGGAGGCTCCGGGTGACGAGCTGCTTCTCTGAGTCTTCGGGTCACTACAGGGAAACTCTGGGAGGCGGGAGCGGTATTGCAGCACaccctgcccacttcccctccaacaatAGAGTGTGTCCCATAACGGCCCACCCGTGTCTGCGGGACCTCCTAACCAGGGACTCCAGGTAGCCAgtaagtttccaggtatgctgggaggtgggaaaaggggcaaatgcccaAGCGTTTGTAAGGCAGCCATCTGTGCTCTCGGCTATCACATGCTTTATGAGGGCATATGAAGGGTGCCATTGGTAAAATAGCTAAATGCGGGCACCCTATTGTAATGTTCCAAGTGTCATAACTTAAGATTCTCTCTGCTGTTTAGAACTTTATGGCCTTTGGAAACCACACCCCATCAGTCAACTGAAATGGTAACACTAGCTTTGTGGGCGTGGTTTGCTTCGTTCTGCTGATTCGCATTAATCGATTCCTGCGTGTGGCGCCCTCTCTCGGATAACGTTATCGTAGCGCAGTTCAAAGCAATAGATTGGGCTGTTGTCCTAAAGCGTTGTGCGAATTCTTCGGGTCGctgatctttatttttatttatttgcccgGCTACGTATTGTGTGTTGAATCTGCGGAATGCTTGCCTCTCCCAAGATGGCCGCTTGCCGGTAGTGTCCCTGAAGGATGGTGCCGCTGCAACCGGGCTGACTTTAGGATGGCGGAGGCCTGGGATTCTGAGCTCGTGACTCAGGTTTTTGGGTACCTGCTGGCCCTGAGCACCGAGTTTACTAAAGAATGGGAGAGCAATGATATGAGGGCTACGATCTTCAAAGTACTTCTGGGCTGGATAGTCCTGAGTGTCACTGCTATACAGCTGGCTTGGAAGTGGTATGGACCTACCGTGAACAACATCTACTACCGGCAGGGTGAGGGCAATCGCTTACACACATCACACCACACAGTTGTATATGTAACTAGGTCTATATAGAATAAGAGCAGGAGTGGAGCAAGCTGCCAAttgtggagcaatcaccatagcgACAAATAGCATGCGACTGCTGCACGTCCGGCACTTTGCACGGGCAGACAGAAGCAGGATCGTGCGAAACCCATCTGGTGTGCATCATACCAGCGATGTGATTCATCGTGTACCAAGGGCATGGATTGTAACCTCTTGTCACAAAAACACAACTCCCATAGTTCTCGGCCAGTTAGTTGCAGCACGTCCGCTGACAGCTGCTGGACTTCATGAAGTCATTCTCTTGTATATAGCGGTAGCATAACGGAgcgtgttattttatatataatattttggaaGAGATTTATGTGCGCTGTGACTTATATATAGGGTGCGAACCGGTGGTCACTGCGGCCTTTACCTTCCCCATCACGGCTTCGCGGAAGGGCTGCTGCCACCCCAAGCCAGTGCTGGACACCCATTCTCACCATTCCTGACTCTGAAGTTCCAATCCATACTGAGCTTATTAGTGACCTTGGCCAATAAAAAGAACTGTGAAAACTCAgagtataattatattttatttatatagcgacaACAGTTTCCACAGCGCTTCTGACAGTCCTTACATTCATAGGGTCAACAAAACTAGAACGAAGAGACTTAGACACACCGATACTTTAGCTAAAGAGGGTCCGGCCCACACGATTACAATCAAACCGTTAAAGTTGCTGGTtcttgtttattgatttatatatataatatatgtatatctattatatatatgaattaagaCAGTGTGGGCTCGTTTCTTTTTTTGAGCGCTCCCTGTGCGGACCAGTAATGGAAACGAGAGGAGCGACAGCCTTTGAGGGCGATCGCGCTTTGGTTTAGAAGATAACAGACGCCCGGTTTATATAGTTGCACGAGAATAGAGCAGTGAGTCATTAAAGGAACATAATGTTTCGTCGGGAGCTGTAGCAGCTGTCATGTCAGAGGGATAATAATGAAATCAAGGAAGTTTGTCTTGCGACATATCGCTTTCAGTAAGAAAAATTTAAGTTTCATCCGTGAGGTCTGGCCAGCTTTTACTTGATACGTAATCCTTAAAACTCCCCTTTCCTCCAAATCGTCCACTTTGCATTTAGAATCCACATCATGCCTTTTCCAGGTAAATATATTCTGCTTTATCGATGTGTCGGTCGAAGTATTCAGGGTTAtttatatggagtaatataaataaatctaatatataatatatataaagtaatataaatatatataagtatggTTGCCATAATTCGCGGGGTTAACCCGTCAGCTGTTATGGTGATCAGACCAAATTTAAGTTTGCTCTTTACTTATCCTTTATGGATAACCTCAATATGttacccgttgtacagtgcCACTgcatgtgatggcgctatagaaacaataaataatagttttgTAATTAAGTTGTTCCTCTCTTTCGGTGGATGCTGATTCTTTCCGGATAAAGCAAGTTTGGGAAGCAAAAGTAAATAGTTATGCGCGCCTTGCCACGTATGCCACAAAGAGAAAACACATAAAGCAAATATATTGCTAAATGTCTGTAGTTACTGAGTTGCCGGCCGTCCCAGCAGGAATGTACGAAACATGTGCCCGCTATTGTGCCAGTTTGCAAGGTTGCCGACAGCTGTGCTTGTGCACAGGTGAAACTGGGTATTGTATGTcagtgctatggaatttgatggtgctatataaaacaatacataataaaataaaacaataaataataataatatgtaaatcCGAGCTCTAGGAATTATTTGTCTGTTAATCCGTGCACATGTACTAAATACGAGTTCCTGGTATGTAATAAATATCTGTTCTAATGTTTACAGGTATGGGGGGGCAAAATGGAGGAACCCCAGAATACCCCTCGAATTTCCCCATGTGGTAAGCGCTGGACTTGCCATTtctatgtaaattatatttatgtaactttaaaaaaaatgtataatgtatgtgcAATTTGCACGAGGGAAAAGTAGCTATATGTCATTGTATAATATACCCGATTATTATTACATAAgctatgtatatgttttatatatttgtatatgtatatgttttatatatttaattttttatgtcaaaagaaactcataatataataaagatatTTATGTAATTGTCATACATTACTATGGGTTGTCTTCCAATGTAAAGGATATCATATTGAATGTTGCTGTATTTTGTACTTTATGTTTTCTGTCTGCCTTGTTATTGTTTTCTTAACGCCTCATCTGCTTACTCGGGAATAACATTTacaccagggcttgacaaatttgttttgaatctgggagccagctaaaaaagttaggagccaggatttttttttttaactaacaaAAATTAATGATTTCCCAAGGGAATTCCCTCTCCCTTAAATATAGGTCCGCTTTCGTCGAACccctaactattttttttaaatacttacattttcactttttttcccGCTCTCcctgtcacgaggaactcttctgtgagccccgcccccttgagcTTCACGTCTTGAAAGGGGCGGGtcgaagagcctcactgaggcactgccacGCAGCAGCACTGTGTGTGCACGCGGCGGTCTTACCACCTCACCTCGCGGCCGCACTACGTGAACGTTGGTCTGCCAGCCcacccggtgggccggcagaccaacattcgtGTGGTGCGGCCGTGAGGTGAGGTGGTAAGACCACCGTGTGCACAAACCGTGCTGCTCACGCGGACCGCCCctgacctaggcgccaggaaagaattctcagtcgccatggcgacctggtgCCTGGGATTTGTTGAGCCCTGATTTACACCGTGATGTCACTTTACAGCTTTGCTTCTGCAGTGACGGATTTGTGTACCCTTTAGGTGTATTCATTGGGTTCTGGTAGAAGAGGCCAGACTGTTTTAGATGATTCTCAGGAGTCTGGGATCTGCTTTAGAAAACTCCCAATACTTCAGATTCAGCATTagcaaagttgtttttttgtt is a genomic window of Spea bombifrons isolate aSpeBom1 chromosome 6, aSpeBom1.2.pri, whole genome shotgun sequence containing:
- the TCTA gene encoding T-cell leukemia translocation-altered gene protein — its product is MAEAWDSELVTQVFGYLLALSTEFTKEWESNDMRATIFKVLLGWIVLSVTAIQLAWKWYGPTVNNIYYRQGMGGQNGGTPEYPSNFPMWESSSTESLKTHRE